The Streptomyces sp. NBC_01197 genome window below encodes:
- a CDS encoding recombinase family protein yields MLTYARPGDTVHISEMFRLVRGTAHILDVLDVLHRDRLALRIHDGAFSAMDLTARHPRTGELLSTVKFMVQTLAAAGELQRDLQRELTYDGLRAAEAKGSKGGRRPAVAPTKTADVRTAYLEGRSIAALARDHGVSRGAIRTVVADLLPDHTAIEEDVPAPELPITLDMPGKVADYLRATELEPAERAALDQGTTVRRGQGYTLRVTAVLAVHRRLLALCQPLDGGQGTPAIPAQRTARREYENRVTTLTP; encoded by the coding sequence CTGCTCACCTACGCGCGGCCGGGCGACACCGTGCACATCTCCGAGATGTTCCGCCTCGTACGCGGTACCGCGCACATCCTCGACGTGCTCGACGTCCTCCACCGCGACCGCCTCGCCCTGCGCATCCACGACGGCGCGTTCTCCGCCATGGACCTCACCGCCCGCCACCCCCGCACCGGCGAGCTGCTGTCCACCGTGAAGTTCATGGTGCAGACCCTCGCCGCCGCCGGCGAACTCCAACGCGACCTCCAGCGCGAGCTGACCTACGACGGACTGCGCGCCGCCGAGGCCAAGGGCAGCAAGGGTGGGCGCCGCCCCGCCGTGGCGCCCACGAAGACCGCCGACGTACGCACCGCGTACCTGGAAGGCCGCTCCATCGCCGCCCTCGCCCGCGACCACGGCGTCAGCCGCGGTGCCATCCGCACGGTCGTCGCCGACCTCCTGCCCGACCACACCGCCATCGAGGAGGACGTCCCGGCCCCGGAGCTGCCGATCACCCTCGACATGCCCGGCAAGGTCGCCGACTATCTCCGCGCCACCGAGCTGGAACCCGCCGAACGTGCCGCCCTCGACCAGGGGACGACCGTACGGCGCGGCCAGGGCTACACCCTGCGCGTCACCGCTGTCCTCGCGGTGCACCGTCGGCTCCTCGCCCTCTGCCAGCCGCTCGACGGCGGCCAGGGCACCCCCGCGATCCCGGCCCAGCGCACGGCCCGCCGCGAGTACGAGAACCGGGTCACCACCCTCACGCCCTGA
- a CDS encoding amino acid adenylation domain-containing protein, whose product MNRKSGSRNGRLPLTAAQTGMWFSQELDAENPNYRAAEFVEIRGPLDLELLEESLREAVGETQALRAGFETDGEGRTWQRVGPAPQWSLPLVDLRGTDDPWAAAHTWMWDDMRCPLDLGRPPLFTFAVLRTADDCFLLYISVHHIALDGYGFSLFIQRVAELYSALESGRFRPDPSWGTLEDLLSDEAAYHASERFTEDREYWAAQLAGHPAAPDAAGRLKSVPHRFVRESGPVGAPAAAGLRALARQARTSLPSVAMAALALYVHRLSGRDEVSLDLTVTGRTGAVARTVPVMLANVLPLSVRPEPGGTVSELVRHTARQARGLLRHQRYPAPYLVKDLGGIPAGGYLGDWGINIMGYDPQLSFGRHPAVLHNLSNGPVTGLGVNVYDRPADGSLRIDFNADPALYSAEVTAGHHRRFLALLDTLATAGPDRPVAEIGLLTSDERHRVVSGWNDTGRPVPTATLTGLFERQARRAPDATALVCGANVLTYGELNARANRLARLLISRGAGPETFVALALPRTADYPVALLAVLKAGAACVPVDPEHPAERIRYLLTDAAPLCVVTTAAAAPGLPAAVPALLVDAPGTVRELAAGPDTDLRDSDRRAPLLPHHPAYVSYTSGSTGAPKGVVVEHRSLSNLCADHHSELIAPAVAAAGRPLRSALTATFTFDTAWEGPLFLAAGQELHVIDDAVRLDPAELAGYVDRHGIDFLDVTPSYLHQLIAAGLLTGARHRPRLLMIGGEPLDEALWRTLRECPDTTAYNYYGPTECTVDAVYCRLDAEGDLPVIGRPGHNVRAYVLDAALNPVPPGVPGELHLAGAQVARGYLNRPRLTAERFLADPFGAPGSRMYRTGDLVRWTVRGALEYLGRTDDQLTLRGLRIEPGEIEAVLARHPGVARAAVAVRESPQGEPVLAAYVVPTGRPSSATPAPRAAADGAPSAAELRAWATERLPGYLVPGAYLLLGTLPLTPHGKLDRAALPAPEATAERAGRPARSAQERMLCALFAEVLGVGDVSIDDDFFALGGYSLLAARLIGRIRSSLGAALSIGAVFEAPTVAGLARLLDSGAAQDPFAMLLPLRTDGSRPPLFCVHPAGGLSWCYAGMPRHLAADLPVYGLQARGLSGPGGLPATFEEMVADYVAHIRSVQPSGPYHLLGWSLGGALSHAIAVRLQDRGEQVALLAMLDSRPIDPRSRLRSLPDDHAALALLLEAAGHAPPGPGLSALTATDVAAILSSDGGNGRPAPLTDHHGLAEHHVAAMTSVLTNSVRLQPTFVEGVFEGDLLYFHATQGKSAQSLTGEAWRPWVTGRIESHDIACTHHAMTQAAPLAYIGRSLNRHLDAATATASSV is encoded by the coding sequence ATGAACAGGAAGTCCGGCAGCCGGAACGGTCGCTTGCCGCTGACCGCCGCACAGACGGGGATGTGGTTCTCCCAGGAGCTGGACGCGGAGAACCCCAACTACCGCGCGGCCGAGTTCGTCGAGATCCGGGGCCCGCTCGACCTGGAGCTGCTGGAGGAGTCCCTGCGCGAGGCCGTCGGCGAGACGCAGGCGCTGCGGGCCGGGTTCGAGACCGACGGCGAGGGCCGCACCTGGCAGCGCGTGGGGCCCGCGCCGCAGTGGTCGCTGCCGCTGGTCGACCTGCGCGGCACTGACGACCCGTGGGCCGCCGCGCACACCTGGATGTGGGACGACATGCGGTGCCCGCTGGACCTGGGACGCCCGCCGCTCTTCACCTTCGCGGTGCTCAGGACGGCCGATGACTGCTTCCTGCTCTACATCAGCGTGCACCACATCGCGCTCGACGGTTATGGCTTCTCGCTCTTCATCCAGCGGGTGGCCGAGCTCTACTCCGCGCTGGAGTCCGGCCGGTTCCGGCCCGATCCGTCCTGGGGGACGCTGGAGGACCTGCTGTCCGACGAGGCCGCGTACCACGCGTCGGAGCGGTTCACCGAGGACCGGGAGTACTGGGCGGCGCAGCTCGCCGGCCACCCGGCCGCGCCCGACGCGGCGGGCCGGCTGAAGTCGGTCCCGCACCGCTTCGTACGGGAGAGCGGCCCCGTCGGCGCCCCGGCGGCCGCGGGGCTGCGGGCGCTGGCCCGGCAGGCCAGGACGAGCCTGCCGTCGGTCGCGATGGCGGCGCTCGCGCTGTACGTGCACCGGCTGAGCGGACGTGACGAGGTGTCACTCGATCTGACGGTGACCGGCCGCACCGGAGCGGTGGCCCGTACGGTCCCGGTGATGCTGGCCAACGTGCTTCCGCTGTCGGTACGTCCGGAGCCCGGCGGCACGGTGTCCGAGCTGGTACGCCACACCGCGCGGCAGGCCCGCGGGCTGCTGCGCCACCAGCGCTACCCGGCGCCGTACCTCGTCAAGGACCTCGGCGGTATCCCCGCCGGCGGATATCTGGGCGACTGGGGCATCAACATCATGGGATACGACCCGCAGCTGTCGTTCGGCCGGCACCCCGCCGTCCTGCACAACCTCTCCAACGGCCCGGTGACCGGTCTCGGTGTGAACGTGTACGACCGCCCGGCGGACGGTTCGCTGCGGATCGACTTCAACGCGGACCCCGCCCTGTACAGCGCGGAGGTCACGGCCGGGCACCACCGGCGGTTCCTGGCCCTGCTCGACACGCTGGCCACGGCGGGTCCCGACCGGCCCGTCGCGGAGATCGGGCTGCTGACATCCGACGAGCGGCACCGGGTGGTGAGCGGCTGGAACGACACCGGGCGCCCGGTGCCCACCGCCACGCTGACCGGGCTGTTCGAGCGCCAGGCCCGCCGTGCGCCGGATGCGACCGCGCTGGTGTGCGGCGCGAACGTCCTCACGTACGGCGAACTCAACGCGCGCGCCAACCGGCTGGCCCGGCTGCTGATCTCGCGCGGCGCCGGTCCCGAGACCTTCGTCGCGCTGGCGCTGCCGCGCACCGCCGACTACCCGGTCGCCCTGCTCGCGGTGCTCAAAGCGGGCGCGGCGTGCGTACCGGTGGATCCGGAGCACCCTGCCGAGCGCATCCGGTACCTGCTCACCGACGCCGCCCCGCTCTGTGTTGTCACCACCGCCGCTGCCGCCCCAGGGCTGCCCGCCGCCGTGCCCGCGCTGCTGGTCGACGCGCCCGGCACCGTCCGCGAACTGGCCGCCGGGCCGGACACCGACCTGCGCGACAGCGACCGCCGTGCCCCGCTGCTGCCGCACCACCCCGCGTACGTCAGCTACACATCGGGGTCCACCGGAGCGCCGAAGGGCGTGGTCGTCGAGCACCGCTCGCTCAGCAATCTCTGCGCCGACCACCACAGTGAACTGATCGCCCCTGCGGTCGCGGCGGCGGGCCGGCCGCTGCGGTCCGCGCTGACCGCGACGTTCACCTTCGACACCGCGTGGGAGGGTCCGCTCTTTCTGGCGGCGGGCCAGGAGCTCCATGTGATCGACGACGCCGTACGGCTCGATCCGGCGGAGCTGGCCGGCTATGTCGACCGGCACGGGATCGACTTCCTGGATGTCACGCCCTCTTACCTGCACCAGCTGATCGCCGCCGGTCTGCTCACCGGCGCCCGGCACCGCCCCCGGCTGCTGATGATCGGCGGGGAGCCGCTGGACGAGGCGCTGTGGCGGACGCTGCGGGAGTGCCCGGACACGACCGCGTACAACTACTACGGCCCGACCGAGTGCACGGTCGACGCCGTGTACTGCCGACTGGACGCGGAAGGTGACCTGCCGGTCATCGGGCGGCCCGGTCACAACGTCCGCGCCTATGTCCTGGACGCCGCCCTGAACCCGGTGCCACCGGGGGTGCCCGGCGAACTGCACCTGGCCGGTGCGCAGGTGGCGCGCGGCTACCTCAACCGGCCCCGGCTCACGGCCGAACGTTTCCTCGCTGATCCGTTCGGTGCGCCGGGCAGCCGCATGTACCGCACCGGCGATCTCGTGCGGTGGACCGTCCGGGGCGCGCTGGAGTACCTCGGGCGCACCGACGACCAGCTCACGCTCCGCGGCCTGCGGATCGAGCCCGGCGAGATCGAGGCGGTGCTCGCCCGCCACCCCGGGGTGGCCCGCGCGGCGGTCGCGGTACGTGAGTCTCCGCAGGGCGAACCGGTCCTGGCCGCGTACGTGGTGCCGACCGGCCGGCCGTCGTCGGCGACCCCGGCACCGAGGGCGGCGGCCGACGGCGCCCCGTCCGCCGCCGAGCTGCGGGCCTGGGCGACGGAGCGGCTGCCGGGCTATCTGGTCCCCGGCGCGTATCTGCTGCTCGGCACGTTGCCGCTGACGCCGCACGGCAAGCTCGACCGGGCCGCCCTCCCGGCGCCGGAGGCGACGGCCGAACGGGCCGGGAGGCCCGCCCGCAGCGCACAGGAGAGGATGCTCTGCGCGCTCTTCGCCGAGGTGCTGGGTGTCGGCGACGTCAGCATCGACGACGACTTCTTCGCCCTGGGCGGGTACTCGTTGCTGGCCGCCCGGCTCATCGGCCGTATCCGCTCCTCACTGGGCGCGGCCCTCTCCATCGGCGCGGTTTTCGAGGCGCCGACGGTGGCCGGACTGGCCCGGCTGCTCGACAGCGGCGCCGCCCAGGACCCCTTCGCGATGCTGCTGCCGCTGCGTACCGACGGTTCCCGGCCGCCGCTGTTCTGCGTCCACCCGGCGGGTGGTCTGAGCTGGTGCTATGCGGGAATGCCGCGCCATCTCGCAGCCGACCTCCCGGTGTACGGGCTGCAGGCGCGTGGGCTCTCCGGGCCGGGCGGGCTGCCCGCGACCTTCGAGGAAATGGTCGCCGACTATGTGGCGCACATCCGCTCCGTACAGCCGTCCGGCCCCTACCATCTGCTGGGCTGGTCCCTGGGCGGCGCGCTGTCGCACGCCATCGCGGTAAGGCTCCAGGACCGGGGCGAACAGGTCGCCCTGCTGGCCATGCTGGACTCCCGCCCCATCGACCCGCGCAGTCGGCTCCGGTCGCTGCCCGACGACCACGCGGCACTGGCGCTGCTGCTCGAAGCCGCCGGGCACGCCCCGCCGGGCCCCGGTCTCTCGGCGCTGACCGCCACGGATGTCGCCGCGATCCTCAGCAGCGACGGCGGGAACGGGCGCCCCGCCCCGCTCACCGACCACCATGGGCTGGCCGAGCACCATGTGGCGGCGATGACCTCGGTCCTCACCAACTCGGTGCGGCTCCAGCCGACCTTCGTCGAGGGCGTGTTCGAGGGGGATCTGCTGTACTTCCACGCCACCCAGGGAAAGTCGGCGCAGTCCCTCACCGGGGAGGCGTGGCGCCCCTGGGTGACCGGGCGGATCGAATCGCACGACATCGCCTGCACACACCACGCCATGACCCAGGCGGCGCCGCTCGCGTACATCGGGCGGTCCCTCAACCGTCATCTCGACGCCGCCACCGCCACCGCTTCCTCCGTCTGA
- a CDS encoding ATP-binding protein — protein MYAETVYAEPFCEQTSHEGTFRKRGGGGMALGYSRRTGELPVEVTGFVGRSAELDRTRELLARARLVTLVGPGGVGKSRLALRAALILGGNYADGVVLAELSSLHDPELLPQAVASALGLAEQSGRLLLDVVMEHLQERRLLLVLDTCEHHLDACAFLADLLLREAPGVTVLATSRQPLDVPGEHTLYVPPLACDDATTLFEQRAAAVVPGFRVHAGNHQDVLALCRRLDGIPLAIELATVRLRAIPLDQLTARLEHRFRVLTGGRRSAVLPRHQTLRTAIDWSHELCSAEERLLWARLSVFAGPFDLAAVEEVCSGAGLPQDEILEHLFGLVDKSVVMRDGGDGSRYRLLDTIREYGADRCAALGDEQERCRARHRTHCLARVQHFYETVLTSEQVPLYWELYRDLPDLRSALDYSFSRPDGIRPGLEMAARLWPFWLTAGLSEEGRHWLGKGIDADPEPSRERALAMLWRSLLALVQGDLEPALAGFEATRELAGQAGSELDLALATGYTGGVRWLLGDPETGQRLLDEALARQHRINDRLGLVVFHYQKGYMHAVLRDSDAAVEECEKALLLLGDESGECIIKGQILVIEAMAAWGRGEAAECVALARSGLHRSREVREMFGAANSLELLAWGAADLANPSRAAWLLGAAGALWRKVGSPMMGAAVYLDDHTRVERAVRAALGDAEFARLFAQGAELPLDRAVELALMDADTPAVPLPRQPGSAPGDMLTRRERQVAALVSEGLTNREISEQLVISKRTADAHVEHILAKLGFSSRAQIAALAGRPQVTDTEAAPPR, from the coding sequence GTGTACGCAGAGACGGTGTACGCAGAGCCGTTCTGCGAACAGACGTCGCACGAAGGAACATTCAGGAAGCGCGGCGGGGGCGGTATGGCACTCGGTTACAGCCGGCGCACCGGCGAACTGCCCGTGGAAGTCACCGGATTCGTCGGCCGCTCCGCGGAGCTCGACCGGACACGTGAGCTGCTGGCGCGGGCGAGACTGGTGACCCTCGTCGGCCCCGGTGGAGTCGGCAAGAGCCGGCTGGCGCTGCGCGCCGCGCTGATCCTCGGAGGGAACTACGCGGACGGTGTCGTCCTGGCCGAGCTCTCCTCGCTGCACGACCCCGAGCTGCTGCCCCAGGCCGTGGCGAGCGCGCTGGGGCTGGCCGAGCAGTCCGGGCGGCTCCTGCTGGACGTCGTCATGGAGCACCTCCAGGAACGCCGGCTGCTGCTCGTCCTGGACACCTGCGAACACCACCTCGACGCCTGCGCGTTCCTCGCCGACCTGCTGCTGCGCGAGGCGCCCGGAGTGACGGTGCTGGCCACCAGTCGGCAGCCGCTGGACGTCCCTGGCGAACACACCCTGTATGTACCACCGCTGGCCTGCGACGACGCGACGACGCTCTTTGAGCAGCGGGCGGCCGCGGTGGTGCCCGGCTTCCGGGTCCACGCGGGCAACCATCAGGACGTGCTGGCGCTCTGCCGCCGCCTGGACGGCATTCCGCTCGCCATCGAGCTGGCCACCGTACGGCTCAGAGCCATCCCGCTGGACCAGCTGACAGCCCGGCTCGAACACCGCTTCCGGGTGCTCACCGGAGGCCGGCGCAGCGCCGTGCTTCCCCGTCACCAGACGCTGCGCACCGCGATCGACTGGAGCCACGAGCTGTGCTCTGCCGAGGAGCGGCTGCTCTGGGCGCGGCTGTCGGTGTTCGCCGGGCCCTTCGACCTGGCGGCCGTCGAAGAGGTCTGCTCGGGCGCCGGGCTGCCGCAGGACGAGATCCTTGAGCACCTCTTCGGCCTGGTCGACAAGTCGGTGGTGATGCGGGACGGCGGCGACGGCTCCCGCTACCGGCTGCTCGACACCATCAGGGAGTACGGAGCGGACCGCTGCGCCGCTCTGGGCGATGAGCAGGAACGCTGCCGCGCCCGCCACCGCACCCACTGTCTGGCCCGGGTCCAGCACTTCTACGAGACCGTACTCACGTCCGAACAGGTCCCGCTCTACTGGGAGTTGTACCGCGACCTCCCTGATCTGCGGAGCGCACTCGACTACTCGTTCTCCCGGCCCGATGGCATCAGGCCCGGACTGGAGATGGCCGCGAGGCTCTGGCCGTTCTGGCTGACTGCCGGGCTCTCCGAGGAGGGCCGCCACTGGCTGGGCAAGGGCATCGACGCCGACCCCGAGCCAAGCCGCGAACGTGCGCTCGCGATGCTCTGGCGCAGTCTTCTCGCCCTGGTGCAGGGCGATCTCGAACCGGCACTCGCCGGCTTCGAGGCGACCAGGGAGCTGGCAGGACAGGCGGGCTCGGAACTCGATCTCGCCCTTGCCACCGGCTACACAGGCGGCGTCCGCTGGCTCCTCGGCGACCCCGAGACGGGACAGCGGCTGCTGGACGAGGCGCTGGCCCGCCAGCACCGGATCAACGACCGGCTGGGACTGGTCGTCTTCCACTACCAGAAGGGCTATATGCACGCGGTGCTGCGCGACTCGGACGCGGCGGTCGAGGAGTGCGAGAAGGCGCTGCTGCTGCTCGGCGACGAGAGCGGCGAATGCATCATCAAGGGCCAGATCCTGGTCATCGAGGCGATGGCGGCCTGGGGGCGGGGGGAGGCCGCGGAGTGTGTGGCGCTGGCCCGCTCCGGTCTGCACCGCAGCCGCGAGGTCCGGGAGATGTTCGGCGCGGCGAACAGCCTGGAGTTGCTGGCCTGGGGCGCCGCCGACCTGGCGAACCCCAGCAGGGCTGCCTGGCTGCTGGGCGCCGCCGGGGCGCTCTGGCGCAAGGTCGGCTCCCCGATGATGGGGGCCGCGGTGTACCTCGACGACCACACACGGGTGGAGAGAGCCGTCCGCGCTGCGCTGGGCGACGCGGAGTTCGCCCGGCTGTTCGCGCAGGGCGCCGAACTCCCGCTGGACCGGGCCGTCGAGCTGGCGCTCATGGACGCCGACACCCCGGCCGTTCCGCTGCCCCGGCAGCCGGGCTCGGCCCCGGGCGACATGCTGACACGCCGGGAGCGGCAGGTCGCCGCGCTGGTCTCCGAAGGGCTCACCAACCGGGAGATCTCCGAACAGCTGGTGATCTCCAAGCGCACGGCCGACGCCCACGTCGAACACATCCTGGCCAAGCTCGGCTTCTCGTCCCGCGCGCAGATCGCGGCGCTGGCCGGGCGGCCCCAGGTCACGGACACGGAAGCGGCGCCACCGCGGTAG
- a CDS encoding YihY/virulence factor BrkB family protein: MQAANETGERHPGLLHRARALYRNVSKRRMAWLLLKDTVNSCMEYRILGLAAEAAFFTLLSLPPLLLSLIALLGYVDGWTDTHTVASLEKNILHAASTVLSDRGVHDFAEPLLENVTHGKRPDVVSIGFAFALWSGSRAVNVFIDTITVMYGLDGRRGIVMTRLLSIVLYVVALVIGAVVLPLAVAGPDRVVQFVPGAEQVISVLYWPVVILLSIAFLTTLYHVSVPVRSPWIEDMPGALVALCMWVLGSLLLRIYLTSTVEGPTIYGSLAAPVAVLLWIGVSAFAVLVGAAVNAAIDRIWPSVATAAARAANERLRLQQTARPEGGAHTPDHPGAVAPEADDEGSDMPSEFPERWSKFLPPEDVTARLRTKKPEDRRSTPDQE; this comes from the coding sequence GTGCAGGCAGCAAATGAAACAGGGGAGCGGCATCCGGGTCTGCTCCATCGGGCCAGAGCCCTCTATCGCAATGTCTCCAAACGCAGAATGGCGTGGTTGCTCCTCAAGGACACCGTCAACTCGTGCATGGAGTACCGGATCCTGGGGCTCGCGGCCGAGGCGGCGTTCTTCACGCTGCTCTCCCTGCCGCCGCTGCTGCTCAGTCTGATCGCGCTGCTCGGCTACGTCGACGGCTGGACCGACACCCACACCGTCGCCAGCCTGGAGAAGAACATCCTGCACGCGGCGAGCACGGTCCTCTCCGACCGGGGCGTCCACGACTTCGCCGAGCCGCTCCTGGAGAACGTCACACACGGCAAGCGCCCCGATGTCGTCTCCATCGGTTTCGCCTTCGCCCTGTGGTCCGGCTCGCGGGCGGTGAACGTCTTCATCGACACGATCACCGTGATGTACGGGCTCGACGGCCGTCGCGGCATCGTCATGACCCGGCTGCTCTCCATCGTGCTGTACGTCGTCGCCCTGGTGATCGGGGCGGTGGTGCTGCCCCTCGCGGTGGCGGGCCCGGACCGGGTCGTGCAGTTCGTGCCCGGCGCCGAACAGGTCATCTCGGTCCTGTACTGGCCGGTCGTCATCCTGCTGTCGATCGCCTTCCTCACCACGCTCTACCACGTGTCCGTTCCGGTGCGCTCACCCTGGATCGAGGACATGCCGGGGGCGCTGGTGGCGCTGTGCATGTGGGTCCTGGGGAGCCTGCTGCTGCGCATCTACCTCACGAGCACGGTCGAGGGGCCGACGATCTACGGCTCACTGGCCGCGCCGGTCGCGGTGCTGCTGTGGATCGGGGTCTCGGCCTTCGCCGTCCTGGTGGGCGCCGCGGTCAACGCCGCTATCGACCGGATCTGGCCCTCGGTGGCCACGGCGGCGGCACGCGCGGCGAACGAGCGTCTCCGGCTCCAGCAGACCGCCCGCCCCGAGGGCGGAGCGCACACCCCGGACCATCCGGGTGCCGTGGCCCCGGAGGCCGACGACGAAGGGTCGGACATGCCGTCCGAATTCCCCGAGCGGTGGTCGAAGTTCCTGCCCCCCGAGGACGTCACGGCCCGCCTGCGTACGAAGAAGCCCGAGGACAGACGGTCCACACCGGACCAGGAGTGA
- a CDS encoding acyl-CoA dehydrogenase family protein: MAPSTHTVTNQPPPLVGHDVFTTDRVLAEAVDRHTAPGLADGVREELAVLGRSAGSTQAREWGFQANENPPRLRTHDRYGHRIDEVEFHPAWHRLLGKAVSAGLTDAWGRPAGHVRRAAGFLVWSQVEAGHGCPVSMTHAAVPALRADPALAVEWEPRLTSHVYERDLAAPGRKPGALFGMAMTEKQGGSDVRANTTAAVPVAGDGGAYLLTGHKWFCSAPMSDGFLVLAQAPDGPTCFLVPRVLADGKRNVFAIQRLKDKLGNRSNASAEVEFDGTWARRVGDEGRGVRTIIEMVAATRLDCALGSAALMRQAVAQAVHHATYRRAFGGELIDKPLMRNVLADLALESEAATTLAMRLAAAYDSDTEEERALLRLAVPAAKYWVTKRCTPVVAEALECLGGNGYVEESGLPRLLRESPLNSIWEGSGSVQALDVLRALQREPQALNAFLQEVGRARGADHRLDRAIRDLLTELADLDGIEARARRVAERIALVLQGSLLVRWAPPEVADAFCASRLGGDWGTAFGTLPHSLDLASVVDRARTGV, from the coding sequence ATGGCACCGAGCACTCACACAGTGACCAACCAGCCTCCGCCGCTGGTGGGACATGACGTCTTCACGACCGACCGGGTCCTGGCCGAGGCCGTGGACCGGCACACCGCGCCGGGACTCGCCGACGGCGTACGGGAGGAGCTGGCCGTTCTGGGCCGCAGCGCCGGATCCACGCAGGCGCGCGAGTGGGGATTCCAGGCGAACGAGAACCCGCCGCGGCTGCGGACCCACGACCGCTACGGGCACCGGATCGACGAGGTCGAGTTCCATCCGGCCTGGCACCGGCTGCTCGGCAAAGCCGTGTCGGCGGGGCTGACGGACGCCTGGGGCCGGCCGGCCGGGCATGTGCGGCGTGCGGCCGGTTTCCTGGTGTGGTCGCAGGTCGAGGCGGGACACGGCTGCCCGGTGTCGATGACCCATGCGGCGGTGCCCGCGCTGCGGGCCGATCCCGCCCTCGCCGTCGAGTGGGAGCCGCGGCTCACCTCGCACGTGTACGAACGGGACCTGGCGGCCCCGGGCCGCAAGCCGGGGGCGCTGTTCGGGATGGCGATGACGGAGAAGCAGGGCGGCAGCGACGTCCGCGCCAACACGACCGCCGCGGTGCCGGTCGCGGGGGACGGCGGCGCGTATCTGCTCACCGGGCACAAGTGGTTCTGCTCGGCCCCGATGTCCGACGGCTTCCTGGTGCTGGCGCAGGCACCGGACGGTCCGACCTGCTTCCTGGTGCCCCGGGTGCTGGCGGACGGAAAGCGCAACGTGTTCGCGATCCAGCGGCTCAAGGACAAGCTCGGCAACCGGTCCAACGCGTCGGCGGAGGTCGAGTTCGACGGGACCTGGGCGCGCCGGGTGGGTGATGAGGGCCGGGGGGTGCGCACCATCATCGAGATGGTGGCGGCCACCCGGCTGGACTGCGCGCTCGGCTCCGCCGCGCTGATGCGGCAGGCGGTGGCGCAGGCGGTGCACCACGCCACGTACCGCAGGGCGTTCGGCGGGGAGCTGATCGACAAGCCGCTGATGCGCAACGTCCTGGCCGATCTGGCGCTGGAGTCGGAGGCGGCGACGACGCTGGCGATGCGGCTGGCCGCCGCGTACGACAGTGACACGGAGGAGGAGCGTGCGCTCCTCCGGCTCGCGGTGCCGGCCGCCAAGTACTGGGTGACCAAGCGCTGTACGCCGGTGGTGGCCGAGGCTCTCGAATGCCTGGGCGGCAACGGCTACGTGGAGGAGTCGGGGCTGCCCCGGCTGCTGCGCGAGTCGCCGCTCAACTCCATCTGGGAGGGCTCGGGGAGCGTACAGGCGCTTGACGTGCTGCGGGCGCTCCAGCGCGAGCCGCAGGCGCTCAACGCGTTCCTCCAGGAGGTGGGCAGGGCGCGCGGCGCCGACCACCGGCTGGACCGGGCGATCAGGGATCTGCTCACCGAACTCGCCGACCTGGACGGTATCGAGGCCCGTGCGCGCCGGGTCGCCGAGCGCATCGCGCTGGTGCTCCAGGGTTCGCTGCTGGTGCGCTGGGCGCCGCCGGAGGTCGCCGACGCGTTCTGCGCCTCGCGGCTGGGCGGTGACTGGGGTACGGCGTTCGGCACGCTGCCGCACTCACTGGATCTGGCGTCGGTCGTCGACCGGGCACGGACCGGCGTGTAG